From Candidatus Methylomirabilota bacterium, one genomic window encodes:
- the purF gene encoding amidophosphoribosyltransferase produces MSPEDEEFRLDDKFHDECGLFGIWNHTEASNVAYLGLYALQHRGQESAGIAATDGQAFHVEKAMGWVADVFSRDRLRRLPGHRAIGHVRYSTAGSSNLRNAQPITATTAHGPVAIAHNGNLINAEELRRQLEADGAVFQSSSDTEVILHLLARAEGGTLVDQLARALSQVKGAYTLLLLTPTSMITVRDPSGFRPMTLGKLEGSWVLASETCALDLMEAQVVRDIEPGEIVVVDDSGLQSFKPFRPQEKLQCVFEYVYFARPDSLLWGRNVHVVRKALGHQLAREHPVVADLVIPVPDSGVGAALGFAEEAGLPYDSGLVRNHYVGRTFIEPKQGIRHFGVKVKLNPNREVLAGKRVVVVDDSIVRGTTSRKIVKMVRAAGAREVHMRISSPPIQWPCYYGIDTPTRKELIGSSHEVPEIQKYLGADSLGYLSLDGMLKATGNDPAHFCHACFTGQYKVGFDDGEVAQLKLFDS; encoded by the coding sequence ATGTCGCCTGAGGACGAGGAGTTCCGGCTCGACGACAAGTTCCACGACGAGTGCGGGCTCTTCGGCATCTGGAACCACACCGAAGCGTCCAACGTCGCCTATCTCGGGCTCTACGCGCTCCAGCACCGCGGCCAGGAGTCGGCAGGCATCGCGGCGACGGACGGGCAGGCCTTCCACGTCGAGAAGGCCATGGGGTGGGTCGCCGACGTCTTCAGCCGCGACCGCCTGAGGCGTCTCCCGGGCCACCGTGCGATCGGGCACGTGCGCTACTCGACGGCCGGCAGCTCCAACCTGCGCAACGCCCAGCCCATCACCGCGACCACGGCCCACGGGCCTGTCGCGATCGCGCATAACGGCAACCTGATCAACGCCGAAGAGTTGAGACGCCAGCTCGAGGCCGACGGCGCCGTCTTCCAGTCCTCCTCCGACACCGAGGTGATCCTGCACCTCCTGGCGCGCGCGGAGGGCGGGACCCTCGTGGACCAGCTGGCGCGCGCGCTCAGCCAGGTCAAGGGCGCCTACACGCTGCTGCTCCTGACGCCGACCTCGATGATCACGGTGCGCGACCCCTCGGGCTTCCGCCCCATGACCCTCGGCAAGCTCGAGGGCTCCTGGGTGCTGGCCTCCGAGACCTGCGCGCTTGACCTCATGGAGGCGCAGGTGGTGCGCGACATCGAGCCGGGCGAGATCGTCGTGGTGGACGATTCGGGGCTCCAGAGCTTCAAGCCCTTCCGGCCCCAGGAAAAGCTGCAGTGCGTGTTCGAGTACGTCTACTTCGCGCGCCCCGATTCGCTCCTCTGGGGGCGGAACGTGCACGTCGTCCGCAAGGCGCTGGGGCACCAGCTGGCGCGAGAGCACCCCGTCGTCGCCGACCTCGTCATCCCCGTGCCCGACTCGGGCGTGGGGGCGGCGCTCGGCTTCGCGGAGGAGGCGGGGTTGCCCTACGACTCGGGGCTCGTCCGCAACCACTACGTCGGGCGCACCTTCATCGAGCCCAAGCAGGGCATCCGGCACTTCGGCGTCAAGGTCAAGCTCAACCCGAACCGCGAGGTGCTGGCGGGCAAGCGCGTGGTCGTCGTGGACGATTCGATCGTCCGCGGCACCACGAGCCGCAAGATCGTCAAGATGGTCCGGGCCGCCGGGGCCCGCGAGGTGCACATGCGCATCTCGTCGCCGCCCATCCAGTGGCCCTGCTACTACGGCATCGACACGCCGACCCGCAAGGAGCTGATCGGGTCGAGCCACGAGGTGCCGGAGATCCAGAAGTATCTCGGCGCGGACTCGCTCGGCTACCTCTCGCTGGACGGCATGCTCAAGGCCACCGGCAACGACCCGGCCCACTTCTGCCACGCCTGTTTCACGGGGCAGTACAAGGTCGGCTTCGATGACGGCGAGGTCGCGCAGCTGAAGCTCTTCGACTCGTAG
- the purL gene encoding phosphoribosylformylglycinamidine synthase subunit PurL — MTGAEPKVTLDLALASGLTGEEYDHIIRRLGREPSFTELGLFSALWSEHCAYKHSRVFLRGLPTTGPAVLQGPGENAGIVDLGGELALAFKIESHNHPSFIEPFQGAATGVGGILRDIFTMGARPIAVLDSLRFGPAEDPKSRRLIEGVVSGISWYGNCFGVPNLGGEVGFAPEYAGNPLVNAMAVGLVRKDRIFRARAEGPGNPVFYVGAKTGRDGIHGATMASATFDVGAEERRPTVQVGDPFTEKLLLEACLEAMETGAIVGIQDMGAAGLACACSEMPARAGTGMEVELSRVPQRETAMTPYEIMLSESQERMLLVAARGREEEIKRVFSKWELDAVEIGHVTDDGILRVKMDGRVVVEVPVRALADEAPVYEKPISRPEWQDGLEAFDPLSLPAPVDLAETLLALMGSPAIASKEWVYRQYDQQVGINTLVMPGSDAGVLRIKGTRKAVAVTTDCNARFVYLNPRLGAAMAVAEAARNLAVTGARPLGLTDCLNFGSPERPEILWQFKEAVAGIAEACRALDIPVVGGNVSFYNETLGQAILPTPVIGMAGLIDEAESRRTQWFESEGDRIALLGPEAVSLGGSEYLWAIHGKMAGRLAPLDLQQERRVHEACRAAIAAGLVRGAHDCSEGGLAVTLCESCVSGPKPIGATVELDGGELDGDGRRADLVLFGEGPSRVVVSVPPEAERHFERLMGEFALPWRWIGRVGGEALVVTRGGAVAIAAPLDRMAHAWRSGFERHVA; from the coding sequence GTGACCGGGGCCGAGCCTAAGGTCACGCTGGACCTCGCCCTCGCCTCAGGCCTGACCGGCGAGGAGTACGACCATATCATCCGGCGCCTCGGCCGGGAGCCTTCCTTCACCGAGCTCGGTCTCTTCTCAGCCCTCTGGTCCGAGCACTGCGCCTACAAGCACTCGCGCGTCTTCCTGCGGGGCCTGCCCACGACGGGGCCGGCCGTGCTGCAGGGGCCCGGCGAGAACGCCGGCATCGTGGACCTCGGCGGCGAGCTGGCGCTGGCGTTCAAGATCGAGAGCCACAACCACCCGTCGTTCATCGAGCCCTTCCAGGGCGCGGCCACCGGGGTCGGCGGCATCCTGCGCGACATCTTCACCATGGGCGCGCGCCCCATCGCCGTGCTGGACTCGCTCCGCTTCGGTCCCGCGGAGGACCCCAAGAGCCGGCGCCTCATCGAAGGCGTGGTCTCGGGCATCAGCTGGTACGGCAACTGCTTCGGTGTCCCGAACCTGGGCGGCGAGGTCGGCTTCGCCCCCGAGTACGCGGGCAACCCCCTCGTCAACGCGATGGCCGTCGGGCTCGTCAGGAAGGACAGGATTTTCCGCGCCCGCGCCGAGGGGCCGGGCAATCCCGTCTTCTACGTCGGCGCAAAGACCGGGCGCGACGGCATCCACGGCGCGACCATGGCATCGGCCACCTTCGACGTGGGCGCCGAGGAGCGCAGGCCGACGGTGCAGGTGGGCGACCCGTTCACCGAGAAGCTCCTGCTCGAAGCCTGTCTCGAGGCCATGGAGACGGGTGCCATCGTCGGCATCCAGGACATGGGCGCGGCCGGGCTCGCCTGCGCCTGCTCCGAGATGCCCGCGCGGGCCGGGACGGGCATGGAGGTGGAGCTCTCGCGCGTGCCGCAGCGCGAGACCGCGATGACGCCCTACGAGATCATGCTGTCCGAGTCGCAGGAGAGGATGCTCCTCGTCGCCGCGCGCGGCCGGGAAGAGGAGATCAAGCGCGTCTTCTCCAAGTGGGAGCTCGACGCGGTCGAGATCGGTCACGTCACCGACGACGGGATCCTGAGGGTCAAGATGGACGGGCGCGTGGTCGTCGAAGTGCCGGTGCGCGCCCTCGCCGACGAGGCGCCGGTCTACGAGAAGCCGATTTCAAGGCCCGAGTGGCAGGACGGGCTCGAAGCCTTTGATCCCCTGTCGCTGCCCGCGCCCGTCGATCTCGCGGAGACGCTCCTGGCGCTGATGGGCTCTCCCGCCATCGCGTCCAAGGAGTGGGTCTACCGGCAGTACGACCAGCAGGTCGGGATCAACACGCTCGTCATGCCGGGTTCGGACGCTGGAGTCCTGCGCATCAAGGGAACTCGAAAGGCGGTTGCCGTAACTACCGACTGCAACGCCCGTTTCGTCTATCTGAATCCACGCCTCGGCGCAGCCATGGCGGTGGCTGAGGCGGCGAGAAACCTGGCCGTGACAGGCGCCCGGCCCCTCGGGCTGACCGACTGCCTCAACTTTGGTTCGCCGGAGCGGCCCGAGATCCTCTGGCAGTTCAAGGAGGCGGTAGCCGGCATCGCGGAAGCCTGCCGCGCCCTCGATATCCCTGTAGTCGGCGGCAACGTCTCCTTCTACAATGAAACTCTGGGGCAGGCGATTCTGCCGACCCCGGTCATCGGCATGGCGGGGCTCATCGACGAGGCCGAGAGCCGGCGCACGCAGTGGTTCGAGAGCGAGGGCGACCGGATCGCCCTCCTGGGTCCGGAGGCCGTGAGCCTCGGCGGCTCGGAGTATCTCTGGGCGATTCACGGCAAGATGGCCGGCCGCCTGGCGCCGCTCGACCTGCAGCAGGAGCGCCGGGTCCACGAGGCCTGCCGCGCCGCTATCGCCGCCGGGCTCGTGCGGGGGGCCCACGACTGCTCGGAGGGCGGACTCGCCGTGACGCTCTGCGAGAGCTGCGTGTCCGGGCCCAAGCCCATCGGCGCCACCGTGGAATTGGATGGAGGCGAGTTGGATGGTGACGGCCGGCGCGCGGACTTGGTACTCTTCGGTGAGGGGCCGTCGCGGGTCGTCGTGTCCGTGCCGCCGGAGGCCGAGCGGCACTTCGAGCGGCTCATGGGCGAGTTCGCGCTGCCGTGGCGCTGGATAGGGCGGGTTGGGGGCGAGGCACTGGTGGTGACCCGGGGCGGTGCCGTGGCGATCGCTGCGCCGCTCGATCGGATGGCTCACGCGTGGAGGTCCGGCTTTGAGCGACATGTCGCCTGA
- the purS gene encoding phosphoribosylformylglycinamidine synthase subunit PurS: MRARVLVRLKPGILDVQGASVQRALQGLGFAEVEALRVGKLLELEVNGTSAEAARRRIEEMCSKLLANPVIEDFTVEMVG, encoded by the coding sequence GTGAGGGCCCGCGTCTTAGTAAGGCTCAAGCCCGGCATCCTGGACGTCCAGGGCGCCTCCGTCCAGCGGGCGCTCCAGGGCCTGGGCTTCGCCGAGGTCGAGGCCCTGCGGGTGGGCAAGCTCCTCGAGCTCGAGGTCAACGGGACGAGCGCCGAGGCGGCACGGCGGCGGATCGAGGAGATGTGCTCGAAGCTCCTCGCCAACCCCGTGATCGAGGATTTCACGGTCGAGATGGTGGGCTAA
- the purQ gene encoding phosphoribosylformylglycinamidine synthase subunit PurQ translates to MNFGVVVFPGTWSDCDFHYIVSEVLHQPVRYVWHRDAQLADFDCLILPGGFSYGDYLRAGAVAGRSPVVEALPEFVAKGGLVLGSCNGFQILCEAKLLPGALTRNECLQYRCQSTWLRVENAETSFTRAMRPGQVLKMPISHGEGKFYADADTLRRVRDQKQIVFRYCSEDGRVVKDANPNGSLDNIAGLVNEEGTVLGLMPHPERAGENAMGGTDGLLIFHSLLGSLVEDGSFLKR, encoded by the coding sequence ATGAACTTCGGCGTCGTGGTGTTCCCGGGCACGTGGAGTGATTGCGATTTTCACTACATCGTCAGCGAGGTCCTCCACCAGCCGGTGCGCTACGTCTGGCACCGGGACGCCCAGCTGGCCGACTTCGACTGCCTGATCCTCCCCGGCGGTTTCTCCTACGGCGACTACCTGCGGGCCGGCGCCGTCGCCGGGCGCTCCCCGGTGGTCGAGGCGCTGCCCGAGTTCGTGGCAAAGGGCGGTCTCGTCCTGGGCTCGTGCAACGGCTTCCAGATCCTCTGCGAGGCCAAGCTCCTGCCGGGCGCGCTCACGCGCAACGAGTGCCTCCAGTACCGCTGCCAGTCCACATGGCTCCGCGTCGAGAACGCGGAGACATCGTTCACGCGCGCGATGCGGCCGGGGCAGGTGCTCAAGATGCCCATCTCCCACGGCGAGGGCAAGTTCTACGCCGACGCGGACACGCTTCGCCGGGTCCGCGATCAGAAGCAGATCGTCTTCCGCTACTGCAGCGAGGACGGCCGCGTCGTCAAGGACGCCAACCCCAACGGCTCCCTGGACAACATCGCGGGTCTCGTCAACGAGGAGGGCACCGTCCTCGGCCTCATGCCCCATCCGGAGCGCGCCGGCGAGAACGCCATGGGCGGCACGGACGGCCTGCTGATCTTCCACTCGCTCCTCGGCAGCCTGGTCGAGGATGGCTCGTTTCTCAAGCGGTAG
- the purC gene encoding phosphoribosylaminoimidazolesuccinocarboxamide synthase, which produces MEKRDKLYEGKAKIVYATDDPGKVIQYFKDDATAFNALKRGTIVGKGVINNKMSAALFQRLAKAGIPTHYLATLSDREMLCRKLDIIKIEVIPRNMVAGTLAKRTGLEEGVAIKPPICELFYKSDPLGDPMITEDHVRMLKLATPKELVWLRRMALKVNAVLRPLLKRKGLILVDFKLEFGRHGGKLYLGDEISPDTCRLWDADTLEKLDKDRFRRDLGNVEEAYQEVYRRIVGSGS; this is translated from the coding sequence ATGGAGAAGCGGGACAAGCTCTACGAAGGTAAGGCCAAGATCGTCTACGCGACCGACGATCCGGGCAAGGTCATCCAGTACTTCAAGGACGACGCCACGGCCTTCAATGCGCTGAAGCGCGGCACCATCGTCGGCAAGGGCGTGATCAACAACAAGATGTCCGCCGCGCTCTTCCAGCGGCTCGCCAAGGCGGGCATTCCGACGCACTATCTCGCCACCCTGTCCGACCGCGAGATGCTCTGCCGCAAGCTGGACATCATCAAGATCGAAGTGATACCCCGCAACATGGTGGCGGGCACGCTCGCCAAGCGCACGGGTCTCGAGGAGGGCGTGGCGATCAAGCCGCCGATCTGTGAGCTCTTCTACAAGTCGGACCCGCTCGGCGATCCAATGATCACCGAGGACCACGTGCGCATGCTCAAGCTCGCCACGCCCAAGGAGCTGGTGTGGCTCAGGCGCATGGCGCTCAAGGTCAACGCCGTGCTCCGCCCTCTCCTCAAGCGAAAGGGCCTGATCCTCGTGGACTTCAAGCTGGAGTTCGGTCGCCACGGCGGCAAGCTCTACCTGGGCGACGAGATCAGCCCCGACACCTGCCGGCTCTGGGATGCCGATACGCTGGAGAAGCTCGACAAGGACCGTTTCCGCCGAGACCTCGGCAACGTGGAAGAGGCGTACCAGGAGGTCTACCGGCGCATCGTGGGGTCGGGATCGTGA
- a CDS encoding pitrilysin family protein, with the protein MASPSRAEAYRKTVLPNGIRVVTESLPWVRSVAVGIWVETGSRVEPLERGGISHLIEHLVFKGTDTRSAEDIARAIDSVGGQMDAFTAKEHTCFYVSVLDEHLEMAAELLADVLLRPRFAPGDIEREKAVVFQEIKMVEDTPDDLVHDLFLDKAWPGHPLGRPILGRREVVEALDRDTILRHFHTEYAPAKITVAVAGNAEHARVVDAFARHFDGFTRPAAQHASTAPTLLPGVHMVSKPLEQVQVVLGFPGVSDTAPDRYALYLLNDIMGGSMSSRLFQEVRERQGLVYSVHSGAQQFRDSGLVYLYAGTEAGNFGKVLKAFLHEVRALKKDGVTADELARAKDHLKGNLMLSLESSSSRMNRLARQELRFGAFHSVDEMLGEIDRVRPDEVEALIHRVLDEEQLCLVTLGPVDKRNLPREFGAQT; encoded by the coding sequence GTGGCATCGCCTAGCCGGGCGGAGGCGTACCGCAAGACGGTGCTGCCGAACGGCATCCGCGTGGTCACGGAGTCGCTGCCCTGGGTGCGCTCCGTCGCCGTCGGCATCTGGGTCGAGACGGGCTCGCGCGTCGAGCCCCTCGAGCGCGGCGGGATCTCCCACCTCATCGAGCACCTCGTCTTCAAGGGCACCGACACCCGCTCGGCCGAGGACATCGCCCGCGCGATCGACTCGGTGGGCGGGCAGATGGACGCCTTCACCGCCAAGGAGCACACCTGCTTCTACGTCAGCGTGCTCGACGAGCACCTCGAGATGGCGGCCGAGCTCCTGGCCGACGTCCTCCTGCGGCCCCGCTTCGCCCCCGGCGACATCGAGCGCGAGAAGGCGGTGGTCTTCCAGGAGATCAAGATGGTGGAGGACACGCCGGACGACCTGGTCCACGATCTCTTCCTGGACAAGGCCTGGCCGGGGCACCCGCTCGGGCGTCCCATCCTCGGGCGGCGCGAGGTGGTCGAGGCGCTCGACCGCGACACCATCCTGCGCCACTTCCACACCGAGTACGCCCCGGCCAAGATAACCGTTGCCGTGGCCGGCAACGCCGAACACGCGCGCGTCGTGGACGCCTTCGCCAGGCACTTCGACGGCTTTACCCGGCCCGCGGCCCAGCATGCGAGCACCGCCCCGACCTTGCTGCCGGGTGTGCACATGGTCTCCAAGCCGCTCGAGCAGGTGCAGGTGGTCCTGGGCTTTCCCGGCGTGTCGGACACGGCGCCCGATCGCTACGCGCTGTACCTCCTGAACGACATCATGGGCGGCAGCATGTCCTCCCGGCTCTTCCAGGAGGTACGCGAGCGCCAAGGGCTCGTCTACTCCGTCCATTCCGGCGCCCAGCAGTTTCGCGACAGCGGCCTCGTGTATCTCTACGCCGGCACCGAAGCGGGCAACTTCGGCAAGGTGCTTAAGGCCTTCCTCCACGAGGTGCGGGCGCTCAAGAAGGACGGGGTGACGGCCGACGAGCTTGCCCGCGCGAAGGACCACCTCAAGGGCAACCTCATGCTCTCGCTCGAGTCGTCGTCCTCCAGGATGAACCGGCTGGCGAGGCAGGAGCTGCGCTTCGGCGCGTTCCACTCGGTGGACGAGATGCTGGGCGAGATCGACCGGGTGCGCCCCGACGAGGTCGAGGCCCTCATCCATCGCGTGCTCGACGAGGAGCAGCTCTGCCTCGTCACTCTGGGCCCCGTGGACAAGAGAAACCTCCCGAGAGAGTTTGGCGCCCAGACATGA
- the purB gene encoding adenylosuccinate lyase — MIPRYSRPEMAHLWSQDAKYEAWLKVELAVCEVYAKRGVIPADALGRIKAKARVDAARIDEIEAKTRHDVIAFLTNLEESIGADSRYVHIGMTSSDVLDTALALQLQQACEVLLGELERFRGALRTLALRHKDTLCVGRSHGVHAEPMVFGLKPALWYAEAGRNIDRLKRAKEAVRVGKISGSIGTFAHVDPDVEEEVCRLLGLEPDPISTQVVQRDRHAELCAVLAIVAASLEKVAVEIRSLQRTEILEAEEPFAEGQKGSSSMPHKRNPVGSENVSGLARLVRTNALAALENVALWHERDISHSSVERVILPDSTILVDYMLHRMTGIIEGLQVYPERMKENMERSYGLMFSQRVLLKLADKGLPRQQAHEIVQRNAMRAWRERTDFHALLAADPDVTAHLDPADLKACFEPTWYLRNVDAIYRRAGLL, encoded by the coding sequence ATGATTCCGCGCTATTCGCGCCCGGAGATGGCCCACCTCTGGAGCCAGGACGCCAAGTACGAGGCGTGGCTCAAGGTCGAGCTGGCCGTGTGCGAGGTCTACGCGAAGCGCGGCGTCATCCCGGCGGACGCCCTCGGCCGGATCAAGGCCAAGGCCCGGGTGGACGCGGCGCGGATCGACGAGATCGAAGCCAAGACGCGTCATGACGTCATCGCCTTCCTGACCAACCTCGAGGAGTCCATCGGGGCGGATTCGCGCTACGTCCACATCGGCATGACGTCCTCCGATGTCCTGGACACGGCGCTTGCCCTCCAGCTCCAGCAGGCCTGCGAGGTGCTGCTGGGCGAGCTCGAGCGCTTCCGAGGCGCGCTGCGCACCCTCGCGCTCCGCCACAAGGACACGCTCTGCGTCGGGCGCAGTCATGGTGTCCACGCCGAGCCCATGGTGTTCGGCCTCAAGCCGGCGCTCTGGTATGCCGAGGCCGGGCGCAACATCGACCGGCTCAAGCGGGCCAAGGAGGCGGTCAGGGTCGGGAAGATCTCGGGGTCGATCGGCACCTTCGCCCACGTCGACCCCGACGTCGAGGAGGAGGTCTGCCGCCTGCTCGGCCTCGAGCCCGATCCGATCTCGACCCAGGTCGTCCAGCGCGACCGCCACGCGGAGCTGTGCGCGGTGTTGGCCATCGTCGCCGCCTCGCTCGAGAAGGTCGCGGTGGAGATCCGCTCGCTCCAGCGCACCGAGATCCTGGAGGCCGAGGAGCCGTTCGCGGAGGGGCAGAAGGGCTCGAGCTCCATGCCGCACAAGCGCAACCCGGTCGGTAGCGAGAACGTGAGCGGGCTGGCGCGGCTCGTCCGGACCAATGCCCTGGCGGCGCTCGAGAACGTCGCCCTGTGGCACGAGCGGGACATCAGCCACTCCTCGGTCGAGCGCGTCATCCTGCCGGACTCGACCATTCTCGTTGACTACATGCTCCACCGGATGACCGGGATCATCGAAGGGCTCCAGGTGTACCCGGAGCGGATGAAGGAGAACATGGAACGGAGCTACGGCCTCATGTTCTCCCAGCGCGTGCTGCTCAAGCTCGCCGACAAGGGCCTGCCGCGCCAGCAGGCCCACGAGATCGTCCAACGGAACGCCATGCGGGCCTGGCGCGAGCGGACCGATTTCCACGCGCTGCTCGCCGCCGACCCCGACGTGACGGCGCACCTCGATCCCGCCGATCTGAAAGCCTGCTTCGAGCCGACCTGGTATCTCAGAAACGTGGACGCCATCTATCGCCGAGCTGGTTTGCTCTGA